One Capsicum annuum cultivar UCD-10X-F1 unplaced genomic scaffold, UCD10Xv1.1 ctg41810, whole genome shotgun sequence genomic window, gaaaggtgatggaaatagggttatggactattttgcatggtttggttgtattgaattgtggaaggtggatatggtaattgtgttatggaaggtggatatggtgatatgcTGTTgtgttgaattgatgattatttatgtctatggctcaatttggtttaatggattggttggaaggataaatgaatccaaacttgatattggaggatgttgtatgaatatgcatggcatgtgaatgtaattggagtataagagggttaaattCACACcgtttatggtgtaattaagacTTACTACTTAACCACAAGTTTCGTGAATTCAAAAAATTGAATagtgatgtttggttgctaatactagattgctatatatgttcattgtagataagtattctgaaaagatgggaagtccatttgggactagtattgaaggttgatagtcaggtatgtaaagcatactctataccatatcatTGGCATAAAAGTTTCTATTAAGAAAggttccaaagttattcaataacatgtgatccataatggttttgtatgatgtcctactttaccaatgaacttgtttccaccctacaagatgtcaagacattccaatacttacttgtttccCAAATATTACATGTTTGTTGCACtcatgaatgtcagaaggtatccggttactcaaacaagatccatgtgctattaatgactccaaaacgttttaTTGATATACTAATAAGTTCCTACTTAATTGTTATGCGATTGATGACtctaaaacacttcattgatgtgccaatgagttcttacttcatcgttattgcattgatggtctatttatatgtctcttattgatgtatcattgtttcaaagtatcaaaaatacggtggcgaccgaaataacaatctcaaaaattaattgaactaagtaatgaaagttctctcttatcggctGGTATCCCAGggacataagcctatcatggtttgatccctatttatgtgtttatgggtggtataccaagggcataagcctatcatgggtcgatcccagttgatatgtaatGGAGGCAGcgtaatggtcacagtacagtacagtaatgattacaaagatgataagaacgaaggtaaagtgattgaataaatacaatgtacaggttgtcacaagttctagtaagtgtagtccactcctattacgatttattcccttgtttctaatttttattgagctcctatatcatatgtgattatatacaactttacatactcagtacatattttgtactgacgtcccccatgggggacctgcttTTCATGCTGgaggcataggtacctcagctcatacaatGCACAAGTAGGAGTTAGGATATctagctacttttggtgagctccagtttgcttcggggctttccgtgtcatatccaatcatttttggtattgtatagaagttacttatatggcggggtatgtcccgaccttagttaaactctttGTATTGTCTAAAGGCTTTGTAGACTTAatatacagtcaaggtggtgttttgttaatagacgtgatgtaCAGTCAAGATGTCccttttttgttatatatatgtgtgctcgagcttatagaggtgattatttcattttatatgcgatatgatgttgtccgaattttgggttgtcatagaggtatgcatgggaagtataaggtgataagctggttctcccgggcctcctcggttacgggtgccagtccgccccaataggatttgaggcgtgacacttgTGGGGTTGAACTTGACTTGTTAACTGCAGAAATGGAGTCATCTAAACAGACAGGTTGTCGAGCTCCTGAAGACCCCGTCCTTTGCATCAAAGACTGTGATTTTTTCGGTAGTGCAGCTACGATGAATATGTGTTCCAAGTGTCAAAAGGACATGATACTACTGAAGCAGGAACATGCAAAGCTTGCAGCTACATCTAGCAAAGACGTCGTACGCAGAAGATCAAGCAACGATGAATCCGAACTTGCTCTTGCAGGTGCCGCGGTTGCATCTGTAGATTTTGTCTCTCAGATTTCACAAGTGAAGTCAAAAAAGGGTTTGAAAAAGTGCAAAGCTTGACGTAAGCGCGCGGTATTAATGGGGTTCAGTTGCAAATGTGGTAATCTTTTCTGCGCAGTTCATCATTATTCAGACAAATACAACTGCCCGTTTGATTATAGGAATGTTGGTCAGAATGCCATAGCAAAAGAAAATACTATCATCGCAGCAGAAAAGCTTAGTAAGATCTAACAAGCACCTATCGAAAGGTTGTATGAACTGAAACAATGTCCATCTTTTGATAAGTTGGCCTCGTCTTACAGGGTGATGATGAAAGTTTtgcgtgggggtgggggtggggcgGTACCCTAGAGCCTAGATAAACCTGGTGTGCAAGTTATTTATGATCTTGGTGCACATTTTCAGGGAATATGTTCTTGTTTTGTCCCAATTTCTGGGCTC contains:
- the LOC124891868 gene encoding zinc finger A20 and AN1 domain-containing stress-associated protein 8-like, producing MESSKQTGCRAPEDPVLCIKDCDFFGSAATMNMCSKCQKDMILLKQEHAKLAATSSKDVVRRRSSNDESELALAGAAVASVDFVSQISQVKSKKVHHYSDKYNCPFDYRNVGQNAIAKENTIIAAEKL